ttctcctcttgccaagtatccggtcaatccctttgacctacttggacttttcttcctcgtgcaaaGTATCCGGtgaatccctttgacctacttggactttcactagatgtctggtcaaccttgacccatctgaatttccccgtggctggcttcactcaccaggacttcccttctgtctagcttcactcactaggacttctcttctgcctggcttcactcactaggtctttcacctagcttcactcaccaggattttccttctgcctagcttcactcactaggacttctcttctgcctggcttcactcaccaggactttctttgcctaacctccaagttaggactttcacctggcttcactcactaggattttccagtcaagtatccggtcaaccttgacctacttgactctccctcacaatctccacacattaacaattgcacctgcaatatccatgtgttgtctacatgtattgtcaaacatgtattgtcaacatgtattgtcaaaccatcaaaatatgaacattaagactcgagcttgacccaattcaagctcagtcaaactaggtcaaccttgacctagggaatattgcaccaacaatctcccatcactTTATCCACGCACAATGGCTAGTATTATGATTTGGCGGCATCGGAGGTGCCTCGATTCATCGAAGGCATCGGAGGTGCCTCGATTCATCGAAGGCACCTCGGTAGGTTGAGTTGGACTCCACTGCTTATCCACTCAGCAACGACTCCTTTTAGGCTTGTGAGGCGCCTTAGTTCATCTGAGGTGCCTCTAATGGCTAGCATCCGAGGCACCTCAATAGAATTGAGGCGCCTTGAGTCATAAGGGTGCCTCCAGTCAATGGAGGCGCCTGGAATGGTTAACCACAATAGTTGACCATTCTTCATTCCACTTGCCTAAGTAATGATCTAGttgtccagagttgagctcactcaaactcaactctgactttctcttcTTGTagatagggttgtaaacaagtcgagtcgagtcgagttttggggtgttcaagtttgtttgacaaggtaaccaaaccgagccgagccgaccgagcttaaatgaaccaagcttttgaaatgagtgttaaagtttggcttgatttattttttatgagcttgagcttgtttgaagcttgacttgagcttgttcgagattggttcatttagatgttatcaatctctcaattcaagattgtttaattgtttgaaacttttagtcgtttgattggttattgcgcttgataatttaaatttatttttttatttttttattttattgtttatttagcctattaaaaagagttttattaatgaatatggctCGTGAACATTGTTTATGAACgatgttcatgaacattgttcacgaacgttattcaTGAATACTGTTCACCAACGTTATTCACGAATACTGTTCACCAACgttattcacgaacgttaacaagctgaacacatatgtgttcaaacttgtttgtttatcttaatgagatgttcaagcttgtttgtttaattaatcttatatatattgaacgaacataaacaagctcttaccaagccgaacaccaagcttgttcatgaatgcttggttcatttatagccCTACTTGCAAACTTTCTCCTGACTTCTGGTCCCTCAGATGCATGACATATGTTTTTCTTTCTCCACTAGTGTACTATTCTACAACTCCTTGTCCGTTCGATGCACCAAGCCCATCAACTCCTTTTTCTTATTATCCTTCTCACTCGCTATATCTTACGCTTGTCTTTTTTATGTTCCAAAAtctctgcacactcagacacaaggcaaTAAACACATAGGATCTaatttaactcggttgatcaatATTAAAACTAATCCGgtgatacttacaatctcctccttttaaTGTGTATCAATCCAAGTTAAGATTAAGGATTACAAACACTAAATtttatatgaaaaaataattataaaatcaaaaACCAATTATAGTATCAAATTTTATAATTACTTCCTCCCCTTAACTTAATACTttaattttctcttttgatcacatcaaaaatatatatgaataaagaaaacaaaaacattAGAGAaaagattcaaaaaaaaaatccaaggaaTGTCCATAGGTGATGCAAGTCTATGTATTTTTATCATaattattttgtaaataaaataatatttaagaattaaatctcagatttgtcaaaaaaatttaaaatttatttttaaatttcatgagagaaaattatttttcattgtcgaaatagttatttttaaaagtaaattttgaaaaatagatttcaaTGTCAAACTAGattgctaattttttttttttttgaacattcAAAATATAATGATTATTTGTAGAAAAatcaagttttttaaaaattaaaaaattagtcaTAGTTGTTACAATATAATAGAAAGTAGCTCCCACAAGTTGGCACAGTTGGTAACTATATAGATAGTTATTCTAATATGTTTTAGAGTGTGTTTGATTCAAATTATCATGCATAACCTTAGTTATATGATTattaggtaatcacataactaaggttatggggaataaaacgtAACTTATTaggtgtttggttcaacttaggttatGCAACCACTTagttttatatttactaatttatcctttgacttttctttttctctcttttctctctcccatGATTTCTTTTCTTCCCCTCTTTGTTGTCGTTTGGGTTGTCGTCGCCACCCAATACTAGGGAAAGGAAGGggttaatatatataatatattcatGAATATAATGTAAAtcctaaatattaaaattttaaattctaaatatatataatatattcatGAGAATAAATTCTAAACCCTATATAATATATCCACGAATTCTAAACCCTAGAAGGAATAACTGAGCTCCTAAGCCTCTGTTTGGATAGGGTGAAGTaaggttcattaatggaaggggatggaaggggaagggagggaaaaaaaaggaaagtaatatatttatcttacccTTGTTTGGAAGGGAGAGAAAGTTTATGTGAGAGGAAAGGGatggaatgaaggttaaatatataaatttacaaaaatatcctcttatttttttaataaatctgtatatgaaaaaataaataagaatataattgtaataatttctccttacccttccttacaccccagtTTGGGGTATAAGGAATTCGCTTATTCCCGAGCATGCAAGGGGAGGCTTTACCCTTCTCTTCCCTTCCCCTTCATAGCTCACTCTCTCCTAAACAAGGATAAAAATTCATTTACGTATGTTTATCTTTCCCTCCCTTTTACTCgcctcctcccaaacagagggTAAATCGCACCCTTAGTCCGCACAGTCACACGGCGTATATTCCGCATTCTATATCCATACGGAAAAATTAAAGAAAtggccttttttaatttttcatcccCACTCTTTATTTTCGTTGAACATCCAAATTGGCCATGAATGGCGGAGCCAAGGAGGCATTTGTTTCCACTAAGGAAGCGGAGGCGAAGGCGGAGGCAGAGGCAGAGGCAGAGGCAGGGGGAGAGGAGGAGGCGGAGGCAGGGGAAGAGACGGAGCCATCATCGCTCTCCGCTGGGTTCTTGTACCTGTACCACCTCGCGAAAAGAACGAAAAAGACGAAGTTGAGTGCTCCAATGGATCCGATCATGTAGTAGAACAACTCCAATCTTCCCTTGTTCAAATCCCCAGCCAACCATCCGTCGTCCTCCACTCCCTCCGACGTCGTCCGTTGAACGATGTTGACCAAGAGGCCGCTCAAGTAGCTCGCAATGGCGACGCCGCAGAAAAGCAGCGACCCTGCCAAGCTCCTCATGTTCTCCGGGAACTGCTTGTAGTAGAACTCCAGCTGGCTCACCAAGTTGAGCGCCTCCGACACGCCGATGAGCAGCAGCTGCGGCACCAACCAGAAGCTTGACATGGCCGCGATCGCTCCACTGCCGGGGTTCACCCCCAGCGTCGGCTCCCGCAGCGCGATTCCCCGGCGGCGAACCTCCACGGCACCGGACACGAACATGCTCATGACGGAGAGGAGGATGCCGACGCCCATCCGCTTCAGAGGCGAGATCCCGTCTTCCTTTCTGGCGCAGTGGTGGAGGAACGGGATGGCGACGCGGTCGTAGAGGACGATCCAGAGGGTGAGCGCGAGGCTGGCGAAGATGGTGAAGGACGCCGCGGGGATCTCGAAGTGGCCGGAGATGCGCTTGTCGGACTGCAGGGCTTGGAAGACTACGTAGGTGTTCTGCTGAGCGACGGCGATGAAGTAGATGATGCCGGAGGACCAAATGGGGATGATTCGCAACATGCACTTCACCGTCTCCACCTGCTGCACGCTGCACAGCCGCCACGGGTTCCTCGCCTTCCCGTCTTCACAGATCTCGTCGCCGGGGCACACCGCCGCAGCTTTGTCAAGAAATCTGAGCTGATCAAGACTTCCAGTTAGCATCTAGAACAGAGAATTTAAGAAAACAGAGGAAATAGCATCTAGAACAGAGAATTTAAGAAAACAGAGGAAATCTACGCTTACTTGAACTGATCAGTGTGCGGGAGCTTGGTGACGAGGGAACTGAGATGAGGAGGGTCGTGGAGGCAGTTCTTGGGATCGTCCGGCAGCTCAACCCGCCGCCTCTTcttcgccgccgccgccaccaccTGCACGATGCTCGTCACCGGGCTCCCCTCCGGCTTCACCTTCACGTAGATGCTCGACGCGACGAAGAAGAAGGCGCAGGAGAGGATCATGAGGACGGTGGGGATGCAGAATCCCAGCGCCCAGCTGAGGTAGTTCTGGATGTAGATGATGACGGTGGCGGAGACGGTGACGGCGACGGTGAGCGTGAAGTAGTACCAGTTAAAGAAACTGTTGATGCCGCGCTTGCCGGAGTCCGTGGTGGGGTCGAACTGGTCGGCGCCGAACGCTATGTTGCACGGCCGGATGCCGCCGGATCCGACCACGAGGAAGACGAAGGCGATGGAAAGGAAAGCGAGCTGCCATGGCGTCGCTTCCACGCACGTCTGCCCTTCCGCACAGCGAGGAGGGTGCAACGCCGGGACGGCCGCAGTCAACGTCAAAAACAGCATCCCCTGCACCAAAATCTCATTCCAATATAATCATCGatcttcttaattaattaattaattaattaattaatatcgtAAAAGGTGAAGGATTTACCAACAAGGAAGCAATGGAAGCCCAAGCCAAGGTGTTGTAGCGGCCAAGGTAGGAGTCAGAGACGAAGGCCCCCAAGATGGTCGCCAAGTTCGTCGTCCCATTGAACACGTTGAGGATGGTGGCCGCCTCCACACTCTTCATGTGGAAGAACGTCGTTAGATACACCAACAAGTTCCCCAACGTGCCTATCGTCGCTAGCTTCTCAAACGTCTCATTCCCTGCACACACCCATAAAACTTCATGATTCGATTACAATgtatatatataatgcatgattAAACTCTTTGAACATCAaagatagatatatatatatatctatataattgATTACGTACGTACGTACCAATGAGGAATGGCATCGTTTTCCAACCCCTATACTTGATCTGAGGCTCGCTGGCGGCCAGGCCTGCCTCCGAAGCTTCCATTGTTGCCTCGGACCTCTGTCCCTCACTTTCCCTTCCTCCTActgcctcttttctttctttttctctctttggGCTAAAACTCTCACAATGAGTGAACCTATAAATATTATGATGATCGATGACTTTTCTTTGTCTTGTCATGCATGGCACACACTGGTGGTGAgtatatatttattataattattttaaatttttattcgaGATGATGAGTCGATTTCTATGCTATAATTGTTGGGATGCTGTAACGTGAGACAAACCGTATATTTCTCCTGTATTGGTGTTATTTCTGGGGGTGtgagagaaaggagagaaggatcCACGACCGGAAAGAGTACTACTGTATTATAAGCtataataatatatatacttgttgatcttatagataaaattttaaaatacccTCAGAGTAAtttatttggttttttttttcatatctctCAATATTcaattattatataaaaaaaatatttgacgtTGTGCCATCATTAGAGGAATAAAGTATGGGTAAAGATGAAGTTGTAGCATAAATGGGGATAATGATCAATATAATAATAGTAACAGCACTAGGGAGAATACAATTTAAAGATGATATTATTCCCCTAAACGATTTAATATATATATCATCGGCTCCATAATTaaatatagtaaaaaaaattatgaagatATTTATCTTAGTGCAGGAATCGGGAGGTCAAACATCCAATAAGATATATTATATTGATAGAAATTGACCAAAACCTATAGAGTAAAACCTATACAGATATCAATCTCGCCAACCCATGGAGGCATATTCATCACCACTGTTGACATGAGGGGTGGTCACCAAAGGTAAGATGGTTTGAGAATGAGGTTTTGTGTGAGTGATGGACAAAATAGATATTTTGCTAGCATCTATGTTAGTTCAAATGGAGAGGAGACCTCTAGGAGGAGATACTATTGCCATTCGTGAGAAACTTTTGTGAACCTCACTTGCGTGTTTGATCATGGGATCCGTAGAAGTATCAATTCACACATAGatattgatacggtgcataaatGTGAGGTCGGTGAAATGATCTGGCGAGAAGTCAAAGTCACTGAAGGGTCAAAAGTTACGCCAActtggaggtcagaagtctaatCCTCGTGGCAAGTCAAAAGTCATGCCAGCCTGtaggtcagaagtctagccctcGTGGCTAGTCAAAAATTACACCAGcctggaggtcagaagtctagccctcGTGGCTAGTCAAAAGTTACACCAGCCtagaggtcagaagtctagcctcCGTGGCAAGGCCATCGTGGAAGTCAAGAATCAGAATTACAAGGTCAAGATTCCGGCGCACGGGGATAGAGTCAAAGCTTTCGTTGTGGGACTGGTCGAAGGATAGTATTTACGAGGTAGGCCGGATCTGACCTTGAAGGGAATCGAAAATGGACCTGACCCACAAGATCAAAGTCAAATTGAGGATCAGGTCCATGGGTCAGATATAATCAGGGATGGAGTGCGACTAGGGAGATAGCTTGTTGATCAGATAGGTATACCGAAGAAAACCTCCAATGAAGCGATGCAGGTCAGGgaaccgacccagcgtgcaggtcgggacgttcatatcatggataacagtaaacagatgcgggtcgggaatcagaTCCAGTGTGCAGGTCGGAATACTCAGGCCATGGATAATAACAGATAGATATGGGTCGgtggacagacccagcgtgcaggtcggaatacTCAGGCCGTGGATAATAACAGATAGATAggggtcggcggacagacccagcgtgcaggtcggaatacTCAGGCCGTGGATAATAACAGATAGATatgggtcggcggacagacccagcgtgcaggtcggaacgctcaTGCCCTGGATAATAACAGACAGATATGGGTCGGCAGACAGACCCAGCGtgtaggtcgggacgttcatatcACGGATAGTAGTAAATAGATGCGGGTCGGGAAGCAGACCcagtgtgcaggtcgggacgttcataccatggataacaataAACAGATAATTAgatccagcgtgcag
This window of the Zingiber officinale cultivar Zhangliang chromosome 3B, Zo_v1.1, whole genome shotgun sequence genome carries:
- the LOC122055092 gene encoding protein NRT1/ PTR FAMILY 2.9-like gives rise to the protein MTASSGQRSEATMEASEAGLAASEPQIKYRGWKTMPFLIGNETFEKLATIGTLGNLLVYLTTFFHMKSVEAATILNVFNGTTNLATILGAFVSDSYLGRYNTLAWASIASLLGMLFLTLTAAVPALHPPRCAEGQTCVEATPWQLAFLSIAFVFLVVGSGGIRPCNIAFGADQFDPTTDSGKRGINSFFNWYYFTLTVAVTVSATVIIYIQNYLSWALGFCIPTVLMILSCAFFFVASSIYVKVKPEGSPVTSIVQVVAAAAKKRRRVELPDDPKNCLHDPPHLSSLVTKLPHTDQFKFLDKAAAVCPGDEICEDGKARNPWRLCSVQQVETVKCMLRIIPIWSSGIIYFIAVAQQNTYVVFQALQSDKRISGHFEIPAASFTIFASLALTLWIVLYDRVAIPFLHHCARKEDGISPLKRMGVGILLSVMSMFVSGAVEVRRRGIALREPTLGVNPGSGAIAAMSSFWLVPQLLLIGVSEALNLVSQLEFYYKQFPENMRSLAGSLLFCGVAIASYLSGLLVNIVQRTTSEGVEDDGWLAGDLNKGRLELFYYMIGSIGALNFVFFVLFARWYRYKNPAESDDGSVSSPASASSSPPASASASASAFASASLVETNASLAPPFMANLDVQRK